The Drosophila bipectinata strain 14024-0381.07 chromosome 2L, DbipHiC1v2, whole genome shotgun sequence genome has a segment encoding these proteins:
- the LOC108133798 gene encoding uncharacterized protein, producing MESTTVVSNAPTAAANTKRSTQQGRKKSGPKFELSEAQKSDIKEAFDLFDNECSGFIEVKELKVAIRALGFEPKKEEIKRMIAEIDKDGSGRLTFNDFLHLMTVKMAEKDTKEEILKAFRLFDDDETGKISFKNLKRVARELGETLSDEELREMIDEADLDNDGEVNQEEFLRIMKKTSLY from the coding sequence atggAGTCAACAACCGTAGTTTCCAACGCTCCAACAGCCGCCGCGAACACTAAGCGCAGCACCCAGCAGGGTCGGAAAAAGTCTGGACCTAAATTTGAATTATCAGAAGCACAAAAATCTGATATTAAGGAAGCTTTTGATTTGTTTGATAATGAGTGCTCCGGATTTATAGAGGTAAAGGAGCTGAAGGTCGCTATACGGGCACTAGGATTTGAGCCTAAAAAAGAGGAAATTAAGCGTATGATTGCTGAAATAGATAAGGATGGGAGTGGACGTCTAACCTTTAATGATTTCCTGCACTTAATGACCGTAAAAATGGCTGAAAAGGACACAAAAGAAGAGATTTTAAAAGCGTTTCGGTTATTTGATGACGACGAGACTGGAaagatttcatttaaaaaccTTAAGCGGGTGGCACGCGAACTTGGTGAAACTTTGTCTGATGAGGAGTTGCGAGAAATGATTGACGAAGCTGACCTGGATAACGACGGCGAAGTAAACCAGGAAGAATTTTTGCGTATTATGAAAAAGACTAgtttgtattaa